A stretch of Heterodontus francisci isolate sHetFra1 chromosome 44, sHetFra1.hap1, whole genome shotgun sequence DNA encodes these proteins:
- the LOC137355979 gene encoding transmembrane protein 151B-like, translating into MLQGTNGNVVTKLFSVLCLSSPTPPPQTSGTSPKQQRPLKQSLSGSLCRESHWKCLVLTLLMYGCFGVVTWCHLSKVTRLAFNKPYGSESMIYHESPCSSGYVYIPLAFLMMLYVVYLVECWHCYTQNKMQHKVDVNSVYERIQRLQQATPCIWWKAISYHYIRRTRQVTRYRNGDAYTTTQVYHERVNTHLAESEFDYTRHGVKDISKELLGLSNYPATKLRFTKCFSFANAESETSYLTQRARFFSENEGLDDYMEAREGMHLKNIDFKEHMVAFSDPKNPPWYVSRYIFWTVSLLVLSWPLRVLAEYRTAYVHYHVEKLFGLDEGLLTPEEAGGYGRRISRVNTIDMTELEWHIRSNQQLVPSYSEAMLMEASLSGAPSTAAYLQRCQLCRRTVSSSSLPSREPAARLPFSRSRFSLGRLQGSGRAYLFRSLSGRVSDSGGRVSVEEPPSYQDAIYFPRLIVHAGDGCQGHSPRQPDGAGPDTLL; encoded by the coding sequence ATGTTACAAGGTACAAATGGCAATGTTGTAACTAAACTATTTTCTGTTTTGTgtctttcctcccccaccccccccccccaaacttctGGCACGTCCCCAAAGCAGCAGCGGCCCTTGAAGCAGTCCCTGAGTGGCTCGCTGTGCCGGGAGTCTCACTGGAAATGCCTTGTCCTGACCCTCCTGATGTACGGCTGTTTTGGCGTGGTGACCTGGTGCCACCTGTCCAAGGTGACCAGACTGGCCTTCAACAAGCCCTACGGCAGCGAGTCGATGATCTACCATGAGAGCCCCTGCTCCAGCGGCTACGTTTACATCCCCCTGGCCTTCCTCATGATGCTGTACGTGGTCTATCTGGTGGAGTGCTGGCACTGCTACACCCAGAACAAGATGCAGCACAAAGTGGATGTCAACAGCGTGTACGAGCGGATCCAGAGGCTCCAGCAGGCCACTCCGTGCATCTGGTGGAAGGCCATCAGCTACCACTACATCCGGAGGACCCGGCAGGTCACGCGCTACCGCAACGGGGATGCCTACACCACCACGCAGGTCTACCATGAGCGGGTCAACACCCACCTGGCCGAGTCGGAGTTCGACTACACCCGGCACGGGGTCAAGGACATCTCCAAGGAGCTGCTGGGCCTCAGCAACTACCCAGCCACCAAGCTCCGCTTCACCAAGTGCTTCAGCTTTGCCAACGCGGAGTCCGAGACGTCCTACCTGACCCAGCGGGCCAGGTTCTTCAGCGAGAATGAGGGCCTGGACGACTACATGGAGGCCCGGGAGGGGATGCACCTGAAAAATATCGACTTCAAAGAGCACATGGTGGCCTTCTCGGACCCCAAGAACCCACCATGGTATGTCTCCCGCTACATCTTCTGGACCGTCTCCTTGCTGGTGCTCTCGTGGCCCCTGCGGGTCTTGGCCGAGTATCGCACGGCCTACGTCCATTACCATGTGGAGAAGCTCTTCGGCCTGGACGAGGGGCTGCTGACCCCCGAGGAGGCCGGCGGTTACGGCCGTCGCATCTCCCGGGTCAACACCATCGACATGACCGAGCTGGAGTGGCACATCCGCTCCAACCAGCAGCTGGTGCCCAGCTACTCGGAGGCCATGCTGATGGAGGCCTCCTTGTCCGGCGCCCCCTCCACTGCCGCCTACCTACAGCGGTGCCAGCTCTGCCGGCGGACGGTCAGCAGCTCCTCGCTGCCCTCCCGCGAGCCCGCCGCCCGTCTCCCCTTCAGCCGCAGCCGCTTCTCGCTGGGCCGGCTCCAGGGCTCGGGCCGGGCCTACCTCTTCCGCAGCCTGAGCGGGCGGGTCAGCGACAGCGGGGGTCGAGTCTCGGTTGAGGAGCCCCCCTCCTACCAGGATGCCATCTACTTCCCGCGCCTCATTGTGCACGCGGGCGATGGTTGCCAAGGGCATTCGCCCCGGCAACCGGACGGGGCGGGGCCGGATACCCTGCTGTGA